In Pseudomonas sp. R76, one genomic interval encodes:
- the metF gene encoding methylenetetrahydrofolate reductase [NAD(P)H], which yields MSQDRRYSFEFFPTKTDAGHEKLMATAKQLASYNPDFFSCTYGAGGSTRDRTINTVLQLESEAKVAAAPHLSCVGDSKADLRGLLTQYKQAGIKRIVALRGDLPSGMGMASGELRYANDLVSFIREESGDHFHIEVAAYPEMHPQARNFEDDLHNFVHKANAGANSAITQYFFNADSYFYFVERVRAMGVNIPIVPGIMPITNYSKLARFSDACGAEIPRWVRKQLEAYGDDVKSIQAFGEQVISEMCERLLQGGAPGLHFYTLNQAEPSLAIWNNLKLPR from the coding sequence ATGTCCCAAGACCGTCGCTACAGCTTCGAGTTTTTCCCGACCAAGACCGATGCTGGGCATGAAAAACTGATGGCGACTGCCAAGCAGTTGGCCAGCTACAACCCCGACTTCTTTTCCTGCACCTACGGCGCCGGCGGCTCGACCCGTGATCGCACGATCAACACCGTGCTGCAGCTGGAAAGTGAAGCCAAAGTTGCCGCCGCTCCGCACTTGTCGTGCGTGGGCGACAGCAAGGCCGACCTGCGCGGCCTGCTGACCCAGTACAAACAAGCCGGCATCAAGCGCATCGTCGCCCTGCGTGGTGACCTGCCGTCCGGCATGGGCATGGCCAGCGGTGAGCTGCGCTACGCCAATGACCTGGTGAGCTTCATCCGTGAAGAAAGCGGCGATCACTTCCATATCGAAGTGGCGGCGTACCCGGAGATGCACCCCCAGGCACGTAATTTCGAAGACGATCTGCACAACTTCGTGCACAAGGCCAACGCCGGCGCCAATAGCGCGATCACCCAGTACTTCTTCAACGCCGACAGCTATTTCTACTTCGTCGAGCGTGTACGTGCGATGGGTGTAAACATCCCAATCGTGCCCGGCATCATGCCGATCACCAACTACAGCAAGCTGGCGCGTTTCTCCGACGCTTGCGGTGCCGAGATCCCACGCTGGGTGCGCAAGCAGCTGGAAGCCTATGGCGACGACGTCAAGAGCATCCAGGCGTTCGGTGAACAGGTTATCAGCGAGATGTGTGAGCGTCTGTTGCAAGGTGGCGCACCAGGGTTGCACTTCTACACCCTGAACCAGGCTGAACCGAGCCTGGCCATCTGGAACAACCTCAAGCTGCCACGCTGA